The following are encoded in a window of Armatimonadota bacterium genomic DNA:
- a CDS encoding Xaa-Pro peptidase family protein, giving the protein MTEAWAPGPFAVDYERRADYEVLRGKRVQRARAEMAAAGLDALIVWKDENVRYLTGLRPQLIAGKSGVLNGALLAGQGEPVLFVSGGDADRVRLRQPWSAEVHPIPILEEAGLIRHFVTAILAGVLQRYGLGRGRIGLDLASAALHAALHECFPQVHWADGDAVMQRARQVKLPEEVAVLEEATAIADAVTQAAVDCVRPGVREVEVAGEAMRVLYRLGGEYAHVITPFVASGERMSPPTRLATDKLIRHGDLVFVDIGAMLNGYFADVGRTVACGQPSAAQRRIFRAVYEAHQAGLAAMRPGATTGQVAEAVRACAARHGLAEHLLSLFIGHGIGMGANEPPYIGEPFPGAVEVELRPGMVFAMEPLIWVPGIQGGGGVRLEDMVLVTEQGPRRLSRIPYEERLLAE; this is encoded by the coding sequence ATGACCGAGGCCTGGGCTCCCGGCCCCTTCGCCGTGGACTATGAGCGGCGGGCGGACTATGAGGTCCTGCGGGGCAAGCGGGTGCAGCGCGCCCGGGCGGAGATGGCGGCGGCGGGCCTGGACGCCCTGATTGTTTGGAAGGATGAGAACGTGCGCTACCTGACCGGGCTGCGGCCGCAGCTCATTGCCGGGAAGAGCGGGGTGCTGAACGGCGCGCTGCTGGCCGGCCAGGGGGAGCCTGTCCTCTTTGTCTCCGGGGGCGATGCCGACCGGGTCAGGCTGCGCCAGCCCTGGTCAGCCGAGGTGCATCCCATACCCATCCTGGAGGAGGCCGGCTTGATCCGCCACTTCGTCACAGCCATCCTGGCCGGGGTGCTGCAGCGGTACGGCCTCGGCCGCGGCCGCATCGGTCTGGACCTGGCCAGTGCCGCGCTGCATGCGGCGCTGCACGAGTGCTTCCCCCAGGTGCACTGGGCCGACGGGGACGCGGTGATGCAGCGCGCCCGGCAGGTCAAGCTGCCCGAGGAGGTGGCCGTCCTGGAGGAGGCTACAGCCATCGCCGACGCCGTGACGCAAGCGGCTGTGGACTGCGTCCGGCCCGGGGTGCGGGAGGTGGAGGTGGCCGGGGAGGCCATGCGGGTGCTTTACCGGCTGGGCGGAGAGTATGCCCACGTGATCACTCCCTTTGTCGCCTCCGGCGAGCGCATGTCCCCACCCACCCGGCTAGCCACCGACAAGCTGATCCGCCACGGCGACCTGGTCTTCGTGGACATCGGGGCCATGCTCAACGGCTACTTCGCCGATGTGGGCCGCACGGTGGCCTGCGGTCAGCCTTCTGCGGCCCAGCGGCGGATCTTCCGCGCCGTCTACGAGGCGCACCAGGCAGGCCTGGCAGCCATGCGCCCGGGGGCTACCACCGGGCAGGTGGCCGAGGCGGTCCGGGCATGCGCCGCGCGGCACGGGCTGGCGGAGCACCTGCTCAGCCTCTTTATCGGCCACGGGATCGGTATGGGGGCCAACGAACCCCCGTACATCGGGGAGCCGTTTCCCGGCGCGGTGGAGGTGGAGCTGCGCCCCGGGATGGTCTTTGCCATGGAGCCGCTGATCTGGGTACCGGGCATCCAGGGCGGCGGCGGCGTCCGGCTGGAGGACATGGTCCTGGTGACGGAGCAGGGGCCGCGCCGCCTCTCCCGCATACCGTACGAGGAGCGCCTGCTGGCAGAGTGA